Proteins encoded together in one Prunus dulcis chromosome 3, ALMONDv2, whole genome shotgun sequence window:
- the LOC117622851 gene encoding protein TRIGALACTOSYLDIACYLGLYCEROL 5, chloroplastic, whose amino-acid sequence MKIQSNINADTDSFWTWKPSPFNEKQQNENRFSIAEIFQSSQKAERKVLLGPGAGAGIGCGAGVGFGLVGGLGYGAWPFNQVKLVFGVGLGCGIGVGFGFGQGVGYGVSSDSLESYVSKESSDSKEGIQVYQRY is encoded by the coding sequence ATGaaaatccaatccaacatCAACGCCGACACTGATTCCTTCTGGACTTGGAAGCCAAGCCCTTTCAACGAGAAGCAGCAGAACGAAAATCGATTCTCCATCGCTGAAATTTTCCAGAGCAGCCAAAAAGCAGAGAGAAAGGTGTTGCTGGGGCCTGGAGCTGGAGCTGGAATTGGGTGCGGTGCTGGAGTAGGGTTTGGACTAGTTGGAGGGCTAGGATATGGTGCTTGGCCATTCAACCAAGTAAAGCTGgtgtttggggttgggctgGGTTGTGGGATCGGGGTCGGATTCGGGTTTGGACAAGGAGTTGGGTATGGAGTTAGCTCCGACTCTCTGGAGTCTTATGTATCCAAGGAGAGTTCAGATTCCAAGGAAGGGATTCAAGTGTATCAGAGATATTGA
- the LOC117621803 gene encoding PR5-like receptor kinase, with amino-acid sequence MDGWPQSGYGTVYRGKLPDGLLVAVKVLSESKGNGEDFINEVASIGRTSHVNIVTLCGFCYERDKRALIYEFMPNGSLDNFIRKQGSEMANSRLEWKKLSEIAVGIARGLEYLHRGCNTRIVHFDIKPQNILLDKDFCPKVADFGLAKLCKTKESIVSMLGTRGTVGYIAPEVFSWNFGGVSHKCDVYSYGMLVLEMVGARKNLDSAVFHTSEMFPHYVYKDLELDKDENAFGATTEEEKQIARKMVLISLWCIQINPSDRPSMSKVVEMLEGPLHSLQIAPKPLLVSPTIAAEDFMTTSQPSETEDSMTTSKPLRVSLRHIGI; translated from the exons ATGGATGGATGGCCCCAAAGCG GATATGGCACAGTATACAGAGGAAAGCTACCTGATGGCCTTCTGGTGGCAGTTAAAGTCCTAAGTGAGTCCAAGGGTAATGGAGAAGACTTCATTAATGAAGTTGCTAGCATTGGTAGAACTTCCCATGTCAACATAGTCACTCTTTGTGGATTCTGTTATGAGAGGGACAAAAGAGCTTTGATTTATGAATTCATGCCTAATGGATCTCTGGATAATTTCATACGTAAGCAAGGATCTGAAATGGCAAATTCTCGCTTAGAATGGAAAAAACTATCTGAAATTGCAGTCGGCATTGCCCGAGGACTAGAATACTTACACCGCGGATGTAACACAAGAATTGTGCATTTTGACATAAAGCCACAGAACATTCTTTTGGACAAAGATTTTTGCCCAAAAGTAGCTGATTTTGGCCTTGCCAAATTGTGCAAAACGAAGGAGAGTATCGTATCGATGCTGGGGACAAGGGGAACTGTAGGATACATCGCACCAGAAGTATTTAGCTGGAACTTTGGGGGCGTATCGCACAAATGTGATGTTTACAGCTACGGGATGTTGGTTCTTGAAATGGTTGGAgcaagaaagaatttggattCGGCAGTGTTTCATACCAGTGAAATGTTTCCGCATTACGTTTATAAAGATCTAGAGCTAGACAAGGATGAGAATGCTTTTGGGGCGACCACAGAAGAGGAAAAACAAATAGCAAGAAAGATGGTATTAATAAGTCTGTGGTGCATTCAGATCAATCCTTCTGATCGGCCATCAATGAGCAAAGTGGTAGAGATGCTGGAAGGACCCCTTCATTCCTTGCAAATTGCACCAAAGCCTTTGTTGGTTTCTCCTACAATAGCTGCAGAAGACTTTATGACCACATCTCAACCATCTGAAACAGAAGACTCTATGACCACATCAAAGCCTTTGCGTGTAAGCTTAAGACATATCGGTATATAA